The following proteins are co-located in the Vibrio azureus genome:
- the proC gene encoding pyrroline-5-carboxylate reductase produces MENKKIAFIGAGNMVKAIVSGLITGGYPAQNITATAPSETRRLPLEHTFGIRTTSDNLAAASEADIVVLSVKPQMMAEVCKPLQAVNFDGKLVISIAAGISCSRLDDMLATKLNLVRVMPNTPSQLGLGMSGLYAPNRVSEQDKNFATQLMQAVGKVCWVEQESGINNVIAAAGSAPAYFFLFMEAMQAEAIAQGFDKDTARLLVEQSALGAASMVIENPNTELATLRENVTSKGGTTAEALRTFNEHQLSDIVAKAMQATVKRAEEMEQLF; encoded by the coding sequence ATGGAAAATAAAAAAATAGCCTTTATCGGAGCGGGCAATATGGTCAAAGCCATTGTCTCTGGCCTGATTACTGGTGGCTACCCAGCGCAAAATATAACCGCAACAGCCCCCTCAGAGACTCGACGTTTGCCTTTAGAGCACACCTTTGGTATCCGTACCACCAGTGATAATCTCGCGGCCGCCTCTGAGGCAGATATTGTTGTTTTATCGGTCAAACCCCAGATGATGGCCGAAGTATGTAAACCACTTCAAGCCGTCAACTTTGATGGCAAGCTTGTTATTTCTATTGCTGCGGGCATCAGTTGTTCTCGTTTAGATGACATGCTGGCAACAAAACTCAATTTAGTTCGTGTGATGCCAAACACCCCCTCTCAGTTAGGTTTAGGCATGAGCGGATTGTATGCGCCTAATCGTGTGTCAGAGCAAGACAAAAACTTTGCCACTCAGCTCATGCAAGCGGTAGGAAAGGTATGCTGGGTTGAACAAGAGTCTGGCATTAATAATGTGATTGCAGCAGCTGGCAGCGCCCCAGCTTACTTCTTCCTGTTTATGGAGGCCATGCAAGCAGAAGCCATCGCTCAAGGGTTTGATAAAGACACCGCTCGTTTACTGGTTGAGCAATCGGCTCTCGGAGCTGCAAGCATGGTGATTGAAAACCCAAATACTGAATTGGCTACCTTACGCGAAAATGTCACCTCAAAAGGGGGGACGACCGCAGAGGCACTGCGCACCTTTAATGAGCACCAACTCTCTGATATTGTCGCTAAAGCCATGCAAGCTACAGTAAAACGTGCTGAAGAAATGGAGCAGTTATTTTAA
- a CDS encoding YggT family protein translates to MNSMSFLISTLFDLYIMVVILRIWLQAARADFYNPFSQFIVKATQPVVGPLRRVIPPLGSIDLATVLFAYALCLLKFVSLSLIASKGAFAFSSSFIFLGLLSLIKAAGGLIFWVLLIRAILSWVSQGRSPIEYVFHQLTEPMLAPIRRVIPAMGGIDLSVLVLFIALQFANFLMGDLIGPIWLQL, encoded by the coding sequence ATGAATTCAATGAGTTTTCTCATCTCAACCCTATTTGACCTATACATTATGGTCGTGATTTTGCGGATTTGGTTGCAAGCTGCACGAGCAGATTTCTACAATCCATTCTCGCAATTTATTGTCAAAGCAACCCAACCGGTTGTCGGCCCATTACGACGTGTCATTCCACCTTTAGGCAGCATTGACCTAGCAACCGTCTTATTTGCCTATGCTCTATGTTTACTAAAATTCGTGTCACTGAGTTTGATCGCATCAAAAGGGGCCTTCGCTTTCAGCAGCAGTTTTATCTTCCTTGGCTTACTGTCTCTGATCAAAGCGGCCGGTGGTTTAATCTTTTGGGTGTTGCTCATCCGTGCGATTCTAAGTTGGGTAAGCCAAGGCCGTAGTCCTATCGAATATGTTTTTCATCAACTCACAGAGCCTATGCTTGCTCCCATCCGTCGTGTCATCCCAGCAATGGGAGGCATTGATTTAAGTGTGCTTGTGCTGTTTATTGCCTTACAGTTTGCCAACTTCCTAATGGGCGATCTAATTGGCCCAATTTGGCTGCAACTATAA
- a CDS encoding DUF4426 domain-containing protein, whose protein sequence is MSKWINALVFSLLSLSCMAEQFKTIKDAEVHYIAFNSTFLTPEIARNNDIKRSGYNAVVNISVLDNKGLNKPAIEASITGEAKNLLGQTRKLTFQTVKEGKAIYYLAQLPITNEETFTFDIDINAGNKGTGKLKFTQTFYVEE, encoded by the coding sequence ATGAGTAAATGGATTAATGCCCTAGTGTTTAGCCTATTGTCTTTATCCTGCATGGCTGAACAATTCAAAACCATCAAAGATGCTGAAGTTCACTACATTGCATTTAACTCAACCTTTCTGACGCCGGAGATCGCTCGTAACAATGATATTAAGCGTAGTGGTTACAATGCCGTAGTGAATATCAGTGTGCTGGATAATAAAGGGTTGAACAAACCAGCGATCGAAGCCAGTATCACTGGAGAAGCCAAAAACTTACTTGGGCAAACACGTAAACTGACGTTCCAAACCGTGAAAGAAGGCAAAGCTATCTATTACTTGGCACAATTACCGATTACCAATGAAGAAACGTTTACCTTCGATATCGACATTAATGCAGGTAATAAAGGCACTGGGAAGTTAAAATTCACCCAAACCTTTTATGTCGAAGAGTAA
- a CDS encoding XTP/dITP diphosphatase has translation MKKIVLATGNQGKVREMADLLSNFGFDVLAQSEFNVSEVAETGTTFIENAIIKARHAAQQTGLPAIADDSGLEVDYLKGAPGIYSARYAGEQASDRENLEKLLQAMEGVPETERTARFHCVLVLMRHENDPTPIVCHGKWEGRILTEAHGENGFGYDPIFFVPEDNCASAELEPARKKQLSHRGKALKSLFAQLSEQTFQ, from the coding sequence ATGAAAAAGATAGTGCTAGCAACAGGCAACCAGGGCAAAGTGAGAGAAATGGCAGATCTTTTGTCAAACTTTGGCTTTGATGTATTGGCGCAAAGTGAATTTAACGTATCTGAAGTTGCAGAAACGGGCACTACCTTCATTGAAAATGCCATCATTAAAGCTCGCCACGCAGCTCAGCAAACAGGCCTACCTGCTATTGCCGATGATTCTGGATTAGAAGTGGATTATTTAAAGGGGGCACCCGGTATTTACTCAGCACGTTACGCTGGTGAACAAGCCTCAGATAGAGAGAATTTAGAAAAGCTCCTACAAGCGATGGAAGGCGTACCTGAAACAGAACGGACTGCCCGCTTTCACTGCGTTTTGGTTTTAATGCGCCACGAGAACGATCCAACACCGATTGTTTGCCATGGTAAATGGGAAGGTCGCATCCTGACAGAGGCTCATGGCGAGAATGGCTTTGGCTACGACCCGATCTTTTTTGTGCCAGAGGACAACTGCGCGTCAGCCGAACTTGAACCTGCACGTAAGAAACAATTGTCTCACCGCGGTAAAGCCCTCAAGTCGTTGTTTGCTCAACTGTCTGAACAAACCTTTCAGTAA
- the hemW gene encoding radical SAM family heme chaperone HemW produces MLMPPALSLYVHIPWCVQKCPYCDFNSHELKADIPEEAYINALLEDLDSDIDKYQLNDAPRPLHSIFIGGGTPSLISAEGIERLLKGIEARIPFKPEIEITMEANPGTIEAERFAGYQKAGVTRISIGVQSFEPQKLQRLGRIHGQDEAVNAAHLAHKIGLNSFNLDLMHGLPDQSIEQALADLDKAIELDPPHLSWYQLTIEPNTMFYYKPPTLPDDDDLWDIFEQGHEKLAAAGYVQYEISGYSKPGYQCQHNLNYWRFGDYLGIGCGSHGKLSFADGRIIRTTKIKHPRGYLMAYQNMVKPYLDNEQWVADEDRPFEFFMNRFRLMEACPKQDYVDTTGLPLSSIQSTINWAIEMGYLSETDHHWKITEKGKLFLNDLLEAFMVEEEQ; encoded by the coding sequence ATGTTAATGCCACCAGCACTGAGTTTATATGTCCACATTCCATGGTGTGTACAAAAGTGCCCTTATTGCGACTTTAACTCTCACGAGCTCAAAGCCGATATTCCTGAAGAGGCCTACATCAATGCCCTTCTTGAAGATTTGGACAGCGACATTGATAAATATCAACTCAATGATGCCCCCCGCCCACTGCATTCGATCTTCATCGGTGGTGGGACACCCAGTTTGATTTCAGCCGAAGGCATCGAACGACTGCTTAAAGGCATCGAAGCTCGTATCCCATTCAAGCCTGAGATCGAAATCACCATGGAAGCCAATCCAGGTACAATTGAAGCAGAGCGCTTTGCAGGCTATCAAAAAGCAGGGGTAACACGCATCTCGATCGGTGTACAAAGTTTTGAACCGCAAAAGCTGCAACGATTAGGCCGAATTCATGGCCAAGATGAAGCCGTGAACGCCGCGCATTTAGCTCATAAGATTGGTTTAAACAGCTTTAATCTGGATTTAATGCACGGTCTACCTGATCAAAGTATTGAACAGGCTCTGGCGGATTTAGACAAAGCCATCGAGTTGGATCCACCACACCTATCTTGGTATCAGCTCACCATTGAACCAAACACCATGTTCTACTACAAACCACCGACTCTTCCTGATGATGATGACTTGTGGGATATTTTCGAACAAGGTCATGAAAAACTTGCAGCAGCCGGTTACGTTCAATATGAGATCTCGGGATACAGTAAACCTGGTTATCAGTGTCAGCATAACCTTAACTACTGGCGTTTTGGCGACTACCTTGGTATCGGTTGTGGTTCTCACGGTAAACTGAGCTTTGCTGATGGTCGTATTATTCGAACCACTAAGATCAAACACCCTCGTGGCTACCTCATGGCATACCAGAATATGGTAAAACCCTATCTCGATAACGAACAATGGGTCGCCGATGAAGATCGTCCGTTTGAATTTTTTATGAATCGCTTTCGACTTATGGAAGCATGTCCTAAGCAAGATTATGTTGATACAACTGGTCTACCATTAAGTTCCATTCAGAGCACCATTAATTGGGCAATTGAAATGGGTTACCTAAGCGAAACAGACCATCATTGGAAGATTACCGAGAAAGGCAAACTGTTTCTCAATGATCTTCTAGAAGCATTTATGGTGGAAGAAGAGCAGTAA
- the glsB gene encoding glutaminase B, which translates to MKPTAKILTDILAEVRPLIGQGKVADYIPALSKVANTKLGIAVYTNDGEVIQAGDAQEPFSIQSISKALSLTLAMCLYKQEEIWSRVGKEPSGQAFNSLIQLEMEQGIPRNPFINAGAIVVADLLQSRLSAPRQRLLEFARQLSGDTHIVYDKVVAASEMMHGDRNAAIAYLMRSFGNFDNEVLPVLQNYFHACALKMSCVDLAKTFSYLANKGTSVHTGKQIVSATQTKQLNALLATCGLYDGAGEFAYRVGMPGKSGVGGGIIAIVPGEMTIAVWSPELDPSGNSLAGTKALELLAERIGRSIF; encoded by the coding sequence ATGAAACCGACAGCAAAAATTTTGACAGATATTCTGGCGGAAGTTCGTCCTTTGATTGGTCAAGGTAAAGTGGCCGATTACATTCCTGCTTTGAGTAAAGTGGCGAACACAAAGTTAGGTATCGCTGTTTATACAAACGACGGTGAGGTGATTCAAGCGGGAGATGCACAAGAGCCTTTCTCTATTCAATCTATCTCTAAAGCGCTAAGTTTGACTCTCGCAATGTGCTTATATAAACAAGAAGAGATTTGGTCTCGAGTAGGAAAAGAGCCATCAGGGCAAGCATTTAATTCATTAATCCAGTTGGAGATGGAGCAAGGTATTCCGCGTAACCCATTTATTAATGCTGGTGCCATTGTGGTGGCCGATTTACTGCAAAGCCGTTTATCAGCCCCGCGTCAACGCTTATTAGAATTTGCTCGTCAGCTTTCAGGTGATACTCATATTGTGTATGACAAAGTCGTTGCGGCATCGGAAATGATGCACGGTGATCGCAATGCTGCCATTGCTTACTTGATGCGCTCATTTGGTAATTTTGATAATGAAGTACTCCCTGTACTCCAAAATTATTTTCACGCCTGTGCACTTAAAATGAGCTGCGTGGATCTGGCTAAAACATTCAGCTATTTAGCCAACAAAGGCACATCTGTACATACGGGTAAACAAATAGTATCAGCAACGCAAACAAAGCAGCTGAATGCGTTATTGGCTACTTGTGGTTTGTACGATGGCGCCGGTGAATTTGCTTATCGTGTTGGTATGCCGGGGAAATCTGGCGTGGGTGGCGGGATTATTGCGATTGTCCCAGGTGAAATGACGATTGCCGTTTGGTCACCAGAGCTTGATCCTTCTGGTAACTCTCTTGCGGGCACAAAAGCACTGGAGTTACTTGCTGAACGTATTGGTCGTTCGATTTTTTAG
- a CDS encoding TRM11 family SAM-dependent methyltransferase — translation MYHYAILANPGHNRIYFDSAMTIACSELKAILVSEGVQVEEIGNKDVGLPAALVFSCNTELSEAQAGRIAASSIYYALFEVCADGLLRPIKAPAFNTFPESMSQILRYTGKTNEQFTRLMVNLGVSAANTGSAQLTLMDPMCGKGTTLFEGLIHGLNVVGVEINQKWVQEIQTFIVKFMKNGRFKHKVSKEKRTSGGKKVADGFVVEAAADKNDYTKGNVQVMKLYSADTRIADQVVKKNSVDVMVSDLPYGVQHGSKNAKDSKLNRSPLELLQEALPAWKVVLKKQGSVVLSFNEFTLKWKDVAALFEEQGWQVLSQEPYIGYLHRVDQSINRNIIVAIKA, via the coding sequence ATGTACCATTACGCGATATTAGCGAATCCGGGGCATAACCGAATTTACTTTGATAGCGCTATGACCATTGCATGTTCTGAGCTAAAGGCAATATTAGTATCGGAAGGCGTGCAAGTTGAGGAGATCGGCAACAAAGATGTGGGGCTACCTGCGGCACTTGTGTTCTCTTGCAACACAGAGTTGAGTGAAGCTCAGGCTGGTAGGATTGCCGCATCGTCTATCTATTATGCGCTATTTGAAGTGTGTGCAGATGGCTTGCTACGTCCAATTAAGGCACCTGCATTCAATACTTTCCCTGAGAGCATGAGCCAGATCTTGCGTTATACGGGTAAAACAAACGAGCAGTTTACGCGTTTGATGGTGAACCTAGGCGTCAGTGCTGCTAACACGGGCAGTGCGCAATTAACGCTGATGGATCCTATGTGTGGTAAAGGTACAACACTGTTTGAAGGTTTGATCCACGGTTTGAATGTTGTGGGTGTTGAGATCAACCAGAAATGGGTTCAAGAAATCCAAACTTTCATCGTTAAGTTTATGAAAAATGGTCGCTTTAAACACAAGGTGAGCAAAGAAAAGCGCACTTCTGGTGGTAAAAAAGTCGCCGATGGTTTTGTCGTTGAGGCCGCTGCAGATAAGAACGATTACACCAAAGGTAATGTTCAGGTAATGAAGCTGTACTCGGCAGATACGCGTATTGCTGACCAAGTGGTTAAGAAAAACTCGGTTGATGTGATGGTGTCTGATTTGCCCTATGGTGTGCAACATGGCAGTAAAAATGCCAAAGACAGCAAATTAAATCGCAGCCCACTAGAGCTTTTGCAAGAAGCATTACCCGCATGGAAAGTGGTATTGAAGAAGCAAGGTTCGGTCGTATTATCCTTCAACGAATTTACCTTAAAGTGGAAAGATGTGGCGGCATTATTTGAAGAACAAGGGTGGCAGGTTTTGTCACAAGAGCCTTACATTGGTTATCTTCATCGAGTCGATCAGTCGATAAACCGAAATATTATTGTGGCCATCAAGGCATAA
- the trmB gene encoding tRNA (guanosine(46)-N7)-methyltransferase TrmB: protein MSEVTTNEYNEDGKMIRKIRSFVRREGRLTKGQENAMNECWPTMGIDYKTELLDWKEVFGNDNPVVLEIGFGMGASLVEMAKNAPEKNFIGIEVHSPGVGACLADAREAGVTNLRVMCHDAVEVFEHMIPDASLATLQLFFPDPWHKKRHHKRRIVQLEFAEMVRQKLILNEGIFHMATDWENYAEHMIEIMNQAPGFENIASEGDFIPRPEERPLTKFEARGHRLGHGVWDIKFKRTA from the coding sequence ATGAGTGAAGTAACCACTAACGAGTACAACGAAGACGGTAAAATGATCCGAAAAATTCGCAGTTTCGTGCGTCGTGAAGGCCGTTTAACGAAAGGCCAAGAAAATGCGATGAATGAATGCTGGCCAACGATGGGAATCGATTACAAAACGGAACTTCTTGATTGGAAAGAAGTCTTTGGTAATGATAACCCAGTTGTGCTTGAGATCGGTTTTGGTATGGGTGCTTCATTGGTTGAGATGGCAAAGAATGCGCCAGAGAAAAATTTCATTGGTATCGAAGTGCATAGCCCAGGCGTTGGTGCTTGTTTGGCGGATGCTCGTGAGGCTGGCGTTACTAACCTACGGGTGATGTGTCACGACGCAGTGGAAGTTTTTGAGCATATGATTCCTGATGCGAGCCTAGCAACGCTGCAGTTGTTTTTCCCTGACCCTTGGCATAAAAAGCGTCACCACAAGCGTCGTATCGTACAGTTAGAGTTCGCTGAAATGGTTCGTCAGAAGCTTATCCTTAATGAAGGTATCTTCCACATGGCGACTGACTGGGAAAACTACGCTGAACACATGATTGAAATCATGAATCAAGCTCCAGGATTTGAAAATATTGCTTCAGAAGGTGATTTTATTCCTCGCCCTGAAGAGCGTCCATTGACCAAATTTGAAGCTCGCGGCCATCGTTTGGGTCATGGCGTGTGGGACATTAAGTTCAAAAGAACGGCGTAA
- the mutY gene encoding A/G-specific adenine glycosylase, with the protein MTSFTQAILKWYDAYGRKTLPWQQNKTAYSVWLSEIMLQQTQVATVIPYYQRFLERFPTVADLANAKQDEVLHLWTGLGYYARARNLHKAAQEVVQNHQGEFPLDIEQMNALPGIGRSTAAAILSSVHKQPHAILDGNVKRTLARCFAVEGWPGQKKVENQLWQIAEQHTPHIDVDKYNQAMMDMGAMVCTRSKPKCTLCPVSTLCTANKQGNVLDYPGKKPKKDKPIKQTRFVMLHYKDQSGDEVWLEQRPQTGIWGGLFCFPQTDHVEQESDIEHLLEQRGIKEADIERQQTLITFRHTFSHYHLEITPILIELSKQPNMVMEGNSGLWYNLSKPEAIGLAAPVKLLLEALPHELR; encoded by the coding sequence GTGACCTCATTCACTCAAGCCATCTTAAAATGGTATGACGCTTATGGCAGAAAAACGCTTCCGTGGCAGCAAAATAAAACTGCTTATAGCGTTTGGCTATCTGAAATTATGCTTCAGCAAACTCAAGTTGCTACCGTCATTCCATACTATCAGCGTTTTTTAGAACGATTCCCAACCGTTGCCGACCTTGCCAATGCCAAGCAAGATGAAGTGCTGCACCTGTGGACTGGGCTTGGCTACTATGCTCGAGCACGCAATCTTCACAAAGCCGCTCAAGAAGTCGTGCAAAATCACCAGGGAGAATTCCCTCTCGATATAGAGCAAATGAATGCTTTGCCTGGTATTGGTCGTTCTACTGCTGCTGCCATTCTCTCTTCTGTGCACAAACAGCCGCACGCGATTTTAGATGGCAATGTCAAACGTACTCTTGCCCGATGTTTTGCTGTCGAAGGGTGGCCAGGACAAAAAAAAGTAGAAAACCAATTGTGGCAAATCGCTGAGCAACATACACCGCACATTGATGTTGATAAATATAATCAAGCGATGATGGACATGGGGGCAATGGTCTGTACCCGTAGTAAACCCAAGTGCACCCTATGCCCTGTGAGCACACTTTGTACTGCAAATAAACAGGGGAATGTACTCGATTACCCAGGGAAAAAACCCAAAAAAGACAAACCAATAAAGCAAACCCGATTCGTCATGCTGCATTATAAAGACCAATCTGGTGATGAGGTTTGGCTAGAACAAAGGCCACAAACGGGGATTTGGGGAGGGTTATTTTGCTTCCCGCAAACCGATCATGTCGAGCAAGAGAGTGATATCGAGCACTTGCTTGAACAACGAGGTATCAAAGAAGCCGATATTGAGCGTCAGCAGACATTGATTACTTTTCGTCATACATTCAGCCATTACCACCTCGAAATCACGCCCATTTTGATTGAATTATCCAAGCAACCCAATATGGTCATGGAAGGTAACTCTGGTCTTTGGTATAACTTATCTAAACCTGAAGCCATCGGTTTAGCAGCACCAGTAAAATTACTACTGGAAGCCCTGCCTCACGAGCTTCGTTAA
- a CDS encoding oxidative damage protection protein: MSRTVFCARLNKEAEGLDFQLYPGELGKRIFDNISKEAWGQWQHKQTMLINEKKLNMMDPEHRKLLETEMVNFLFEGKEVHIEGYTPPSE; this comes from the coding sequence ATGAGCCGTACTGTTTTTTGTGCTCGACTAAACAAAGAAGCTGAAGGCCTCGACTTTCAACTTTACCCAGGTGAACTCGGTAAACGCATCTTTGATAACATTTCAAAAGAAGCATGGGGCCAGTGGCAACACAAGCAAACCATGTTGATTAATGAAAAGAAACTCAACATGATGGATCCAGAGCATCGCAAGCTTCTCGAAACTGAAATGGTGAACTTCCTCTTTGAAGGCAAGGAAGTTCATATTGAAGGCTACACACCTCCGAGTGAGTAA
- the mltC gene encoding membrane-bound lytic murein transglycosylase MltC, whose protein sequence is MKRIAFIAATLLLTGCSREFVEQLYDVNYEPTNRFAVNLAELPGQYEKDTEALDTLISSFSGNIKKRWGQREIKFAGKSNYVKYIDNYLSRAEVDFQKGLITIETVSSTEPQKHLKNAIITTVLTPDDPANVDLFSSKEIKLEGQPFLYKQVVDQDQKPIQWTWRANRFADYLIANKIKTKQVDFKKAYYVQIPMVEDHFSQRSYQYADIVQRASKKYGIPEDLIYAIIKTESSFNPYAVSWANAYGLMQVVPKTAGRDVFKLVKKRSGQPTPEYLFNPENNIDTGTAYFYLLKNRYLKEVKNPTSLEYSMISAYNGGTGGVLNTFHSSNRQRAMRDLNSLKPNQVYWALTKKHPNSESRRYLEKVTKFKKEFNAQ, encoded by the coding sequence ATGAAAAGAATTGCTTTTATTGCTGCAACTTTACTTCTTACTGGCTGTAGTCGAGAATTCGTTGAACAACTCTATGACGTGAATTACGAGCCAACTAACCGTTTTGCGGTCAACCTTGCCGAACTGCCCGGCCAATACGAAAAAGATACCGAAGCATTAGATACCCTGATCAGCAGCTTTTCAGGAAATATCAAAAAACGCTGGGGGCAACGTGAAATTAAGTTTGCAGGTAAAAGCAACTACGTTAAGTACATTGATAATTACTTAAGTCGTGCGGAAGTCGATTTTCAAAAAGGATTAATCACCATTGAAACCGTTTCTTCAACAGAGCCTCAAAAACACCTAAAGAATGCGATCATCACTACCGTATTAACTCCGGACGATCCCGCCAATGTCGATTTATTTTCTTCAAAAGAAATCAAACTGGAAGGTCAGCCGTTTCTCTATAAACAAGTCGTGGATCAAGACCAAAAGCCAATTCAATGGACATGGCGAGCCAATCGTTTCGCTGATTACTTAATCGCAAATAAAATCAAAACAAAGCAAGTAGATTTTAAAAAAGCTTATTACGTTCAAATACCAATGGTTGAGGACCATTTTTCTCAACGCAGCTATCAGTATGCAGATATAGTGCAAAGAGCATCGAAAAAATACGGCATACCTGAAGACCTTATCTACGCCATCATCAAAACTGAAAGCAGCTTTAACCCTTACGCTGTGAGCTGGGCCAATGCTTACGGATTAATGCAAGTGGTCCCTAAAACAGCTGGGCGAGATGTATTCAAATTAGTCAAAAAACGTTCTGGCCAACCAACACCTGAATATTTATTTAATCCAGAGAACAACATCGATACTGGCACGGCTTACTTTTACTTGCTAAAAAATCGCTACCTAAAAGAGGTGAAGAATCCAACGTCTCTAGAATACAGTATGATTTCAGCTTACAACGGTGGCACTGGCGGTGTTCTAAATACATTTCATTCGAGCAATAGACAACGAGCGATGAGAGATTTAAATTCACTCAAGCCGAATCAAGTCTACTGGGCTCTGACCAAAAAACATCCCAATAGTGAATCTCGACGTTACTTAGAAAAAGTCACAAAATTCAAAAAGGAATTTAACGCTCAGTAA
- a CDS encoding methyl-accepting chemotaxis protein yields the protein MKLKTQASFLAVIILLALLALTVSGLWTLRHASNLDNKARVTELFNSAYSILTEVEKMSVEGKIPEAEAKALATRLLRNNIYKDNEYVYVADENMQFIAAPLDPHLHGTSFHDFRDGDGDSVGQLILDVLGNKTGQVVEYSWTQKLPDGTIEEKQSIAEKTPHWNWVVGTGIGSNEVNARFWSTAQWQLTLCLIIASAILSGLIIAIRKILNLLGGEPKDVREAVQAIAEGRIQASFEQPASQGSIYKAVQEMSLSLAQMVNNLEYSMNALRTELSALESRSHSLTDLACSQQQSTAMIATAMTEMASSANHVASSASDTAHNTDKADQQSQHTQSLIHSTVDNIQGLASQLNTASQAVADLDLEVNSIVKVLDVIGDIAEQTNLLALNAAIEAARAGEQGRGFAVVADEVRNLAGRTQDSTKEIQQMISKLQEGSRNAIHTMEICAQTSESTVTESMNASEALRQIVTALESITSMSQQIATAAAEQTQVSDDISHRINLIEESGSQLNHVVVESQSSTQTLTSLANELESWVKRFSIKH from the coding sequence ATGAAATTAAAAACTCAAGCGAGTTTCTTAGCCGTAATTATTTTGCTTGCTCTACTCGCTCTTACTGTTTCAGGCCTCTGGACACTTCGCCACGCAAGCAATCTGGACAACAAAGCTAGAGTCACAGAGTTATTCAATAGTGCTTACAGTATTCTAACTGAAGTCGAAAAAATGTCGGTCGAAGGAAAGATACCAGAAGCAGAAGCCAAAGCCCTCGCTACCCGTCTCTTACGTAATAATATCTATAAAGACAATGAATACGTTTATGTAGCTGATGAAAACATGCAATTCATAGCTGCACCTCTTGATCCACATTTACATGGCACCAGCTTCCACGACTTTCGTGATGGTGATGGCGACAGCGTTGGTCAACTGATTTTAGATGTCCTGGGCAATAAAACAGGCCAAGTGGTGGAATACTCTTGGACACAAAAACTGCCAGACGGAACCATTGAAGAAAAACAATCAATCGCAGAAAAAACACCTCATTGGAACTGGGTTGTCGGAACAGGAATCGGCTCAAATGAAGTGAATGCCCGTTTCTGGTCAACGGCTCAATGGCAATTAACCTTATGCCTAATTATCGCAAGTGCCATTCTTAGTGGCCTCATCATAGCTATTCGCAAAATTTTAAACCTATTGGGTGGCGAACCTAAAGATGTGCGAGAAGCGGTACAAGCGATTGCTGAAGGGCGTATTCAAGCCAGCTTCGAGCAACCGGCATCGCAAGGCAGCATCTATAAAGCTGTCCAAGAAATGAGCCTGTCGCTTGCTCAAATGGTCAATAACCTTGAATATTCGATGAATGCACTACGCACAGAACTCTCCGCTCTAGAGTCACGTTCTCATTCTCTGACCGACCTAGCATGCTCTCAACAACAATCAACCGCGATGATCGCCACTGCAATGACAGAAATGGCTTCATCGGCCAATCACGTTGCAAGTTCAGCTAGCGACACCGCCCATAATACTGATAAAGCCGACCAACAAAGTCAGCATACTCAATCTCTAATTCACAGCACTGTTGACAATATTCAAGGTCTAGCAAGCCAACTTAATACCGCTAGCCAGGCCGTTGCTGACCTTGATCTGGAAGTCAATAGTATTGTCAAAGTTCTTGATGTCATTGGAGATATTGCGGAACAAACAAACTTGTTAGCACTCAATGCCGCTATAGAAGCAGCCAGAGCGGGTGAACAAGGTCGTGGATTTGCTGTCGTCGCTGACGAAGTACGCAATCTAGCAGGACGCACTCAAGATAGCACGAAAGAGATCCAGCAAATGATCTCCAAACTTCAAGAAGGCTCACGTAACGCCATCCACACTATGGAGATTTGTGCACAAACAAGTGAAAGTACCGTGACTGAATCCATGAATGCCTCTGAAGCACTACGACAAATTGTTACAGCATTAGAGTCAATTACTTCGATGAGCCAACAAATCGCCACCGCTGCCGCAGAACAAACACAAGTCAGTGATGATATCTCTCACCGAATAAACCTCATTGAAGAAAGTGGTAGCCAGCTCAACCATGTAGTGGTTGAAAGCCAATCAAGCACACAAACTTTGACTTCTTTAGCTAATGAACTTGAAAGTTGGGTCAAACGATTTTCGATAAAACACTAG